GTGACATTGACATAGTCGAGCTTTAGATTGATTCTAATTTtaggaatatatatatatttttttttctggtgTTTGGAGAGCGATGTGTAGGCGCAAGGACGCGATTAATTGCTATGCTGTCGGTTGATGTTGATCGtgataatatttaaatatgcaTAGTGTAGGATTTTGTTTAAGTAAGACAACTCATATGACAATTTTACTATGAGAAACTCGTTGGATGGTTTATTCGGTTTAAACTTTAGCTAAAAATCGTGGAATAATACTGTCCAGTAAATTGTACATAGAATACAAAATGCTTATCACGGACTCTTAGAAACGATTCTGAGgaaaaaaaacatacataGCGACGCACTGTTCTGTCGATGACGATTGAAACGAGCAAACGGGGGCTTATGCTTAAAAATATACGCAGAGAACGGTAAAGCGACCTTTACGATACCGAGTGCAGTTCGGGATATCCGATAATATCTCTTACTTCCGTTCTATATTTCAAACTCGTTTAATGACATATGATTCTGATTAGATTATTTAATTACATTAATTTCTAGCTTTGAGAAAAAGGCGGAATAAATAATAAGAGGCATGTCCGCTGCACATTAACAAGATTAATGCAGCATGAAAAATACGGTTTTAAAAGATTTGACTGACGGGTGTTTAGTGTCAGCCTAGATTTATGGGATATTTTGAGACGGCGACGCgtgaaaatcaaaagaaatgAGCAGACGAAAATAGCTTAATTTAGCTGCGCCTCTGGAAAAGCGCAGTCGGGCGTTTGAAAATTTCCAGATTTTCAGAGACATTAGTTAAGCTCATCGAATTATAGTTTAacaataaaaagaatataGTTTCAATAACAGTTTCTCCTTTCTCCACAGAAGCAACCATGGAGACGAAGCATCTGCTCGTCGGGCTGTTGGTCGTCGCGCTTCTGCTAGTCAGCGATGCTTCTGCTGAGGTACGTTATCAAAACTATAAACCGTAAACGTTATATTGATATGTATATCATTTTTTCATACAGCATTCTTGAATTTCGCAAAGTagaatatttttctctctctctctcttagaaataaaatatcgcATACCATGAAAATTCATAAGCCTTAACTCGGCaaagttaaataatatatacgtatatatatataacaaatcTTAATTAAAATGCCAAACaccagaaaaagaagaagcatcGTCGAGCGAGGACCACGACAACCGAAGCCagcgtcgacgacgacgtcaTGAACATGTTGGAGGGCGACGACATTGCCGCCGAAGCTGCGGAACATGCAAAGGAAAGGAAAGCCGAACTCCCGGAAGGCGATCCTTGCCAGCTCAAGCACTGCGGGGCTGGTCGAGTCTGTCAGGTATATTCGATTCCAATACCTTCTTCGTATCGTCCATAAAACATCATCGTCGATAAAAAATcgcttaaaaaattcacagcTGACCGAGGACCACGAGGCCAAGTGCGTCTGCATCGAGCAATGCGACGAGGAAGCCGAGCCTAGAAGACGAGTCTGCACCAACTACAACGAGACCTTCGGAAGCGACTGCGAAGTTTACCAAGCCAGATGCTTCTGCGACACCGACGATCCACGTTGTCGAGGCCCCGACTACCAGCACGTCCACATCGAGTACTACGGGGAGTGCAAGCGGATGCCTGTAAGTTTGGAACTAGTAATGTTACAGATGGTCGTCTTTATCTAAAAATCTAAAGCTGTACCTCACGCTGATCCATCGTCGAAactaaaaagaaataaaataataataataataataataaacaggCGTGCAAGGAAGAGGACAGGCTCGACTTCCCTCGTCGCATGCGCGACTGGCTGTTCAACATCATGCGCGACTTGGCCGACCGTCAGGAGCTGCCGCATTACTACATGAAGATGCAGCGCGAGGCTGAATCGAATCACACGCTACGTTGGTCCAACGCGGCGATCTGGAAGTGGTGCGACCTCGACGGTCATCCACACGACAGAGCTGTCTCCAGACACGAGCTCTTCCCCATCAGGGCACCTCTCATGGCTCTGGAGCATTGCATCGCGCCGTTCCTCGATTCCTGCGACTCCGACAACGACCACAAAATCACGCTCAAAGAGTGGGGCAAGTGCTTGGAGCTCGAGGAGGTATgtatttagattttttttttcaatctgcTTTTGATGTGGATGTTGTTTTATGCATTTTTACCTCGATGCTTTGCAGGATGATTTGGAGGAGCAGTGCGACCACTTGGCAGAGGCAGCTGCGGCTGAGAGCGAGGAATGAAATTGATTGGTAGAGATCGCTCgtatgtgtgtttgtgtgcgtgtgtggaaGGAGGCGATATTTCTTGCTTCGCAACGCGCTTATGCATCTGAGAGATCTTTACGTGCAGGGTAAATTTGTCTAGCCAAGAATTCTTTTGTACGATGATCCGTATATAAGtgcattttaatatttttatgctGACATTTTCATTCAAGAGCGGTTAAGTCCTATttgtctatatatatagtcaATTTTTAATCATGCATTTTCTATGCACACCTGCCCTATTCGTAATGTCATATACTCATTCGTTTGATTGCCAATATAATGTAAGCTATAGAGACCAGTCATCGTGTAACtgtattatgtattttttaaattttatattgcaATACACGCCATGTATCAGTGAATAAATacttatgataaaaataacgtATGCTTTTTGCCACGATACGTGAGAGAAAACTATTAGTGTATATTGTAAGGTTTACGTAAGCTGTTAAATGGAATGGAACTGCGGTATCGATTATGTTGCTGGTAACATGCCTTGAACAAAAGATTACGTATATGGTCGTCTACTAACATAATTATCATTTGTGAGCAGCGGCTTACAATTATTCATATAAAATACTAAACAATCAACACTCACACTTGCTCTTACGCAATCATATAGTGCGtagatacattttttaatcaatacATCGGCagagttttattttatagaaaacaATTCAATAGACGCATTTGAATAACGCTTTCCCGCTTTTTATTGCCAAGAGACGCGCAGTTGTGGTAGCTTGTGACTCTACTACGCACTCATATACCGCCTTATTGTACAGCGGTTTCATACTATCGGCATTGAAAGCTCAATATGTTATAAAAACAGCGCAGACGACGACT
The sequence above is drawn from the Nasonia vitripennis strain AsymCx chromosome 4, Nvit_psr_1.1, whole genome shotgun sequence genome and encodes:
- the LOC100120743 gene encoding SPARC, with the translated sequence METKHLLVGLLVVALLLVSDASAEKKKKHRRARTTTTEASVDDDVMNMLEGDDIAAEAAEHAKERKAELPEGDPCQLKHCGAGRVCQLTEDHEAKCVCIEQCDEEAEPRRRVCTNYNETFGSDCEVYQARCFCDTDDPRCRGPDYQHVHIEYYGECKRMPACKEEDRLDFPRRMRDWLFNIMRDLADRQELPHYYMKMQREAESNHTLRWSNAAIWKWCDLDGHPHDRAVSRHELFPIRAPLMALEHCIAPFLDSCDSDNDHKITLKEWGKCLELEEDDLEEQCDHLAEAAAAESEE